In Nitrospira sp., one genomic interval encodes:
- a CDS encoding NADH-quinone oxidoreductase subunit J, whose product MDQLFFFYFAGIIAATSLLVVALRNPVYSALALLIMFFHVAGLYVTLHAEFLAAVQIIVYAGAILVLYLFVVMLLNVKREERYHNQLPVAGLLGVMLFSEVLLLLIQSRTAASTTAAADAAETAGNTETLGEVLYSTYLFPFEVASLILLVAMIGAIILAKKDIFERAD is encoded by the coding sequence ATGGACCAGCTTTTCTTTTTCTACTTCGCCGGCATCATCGCAGCGACCTCGCTGCTGGTGGTGGCGTTACGCAACCCCGTCTACAGCGCGCTGGCCCTGTTGATCATGTTTTTCCATGTCGCCGGGCTTTACGTGACGCTGCATGCGGAGTTTCTCGCCGCGGTCCAGATCATCGTCTACGCAGGCGCCATCCTGGTGCTGTACCTGTTCGTCGTCATGTTGCTGAACGTGAAGCGGGAGGAGCGCTACCACAACCAGCTGCCGGTCGCCGGCCTGCTGGGGGTCATGCTGTTCTCCGAGGTGCTGCTGCTGCTCATCCAATCCCGCACGGCCGCCTCGACCACGGCCGCCGCGGATGCCGCCGAGACGGCGGGCAATACGGAAACGCTCGGCGAGGTCCTCTATTCGACCTATTTGTTTCCCTTCGAAGTGGCGTCCTTGATTTTGCTCGTCGCGATGATCGGCGCGATCATCCTGGCGAAGAAAGACATCTTTGAACGGGCCGATTAA
- the nuoE gene encoding NADH-quinone oxidoreductase subunit NuoE: MLKEKYQAEIDEILSRYPVKRSALLPLLYLAQRELGYITEAAMQEIAAILKLTPPQVYETATFYTMLNLKPVGKFHIQVCKSLMCALVGSDTVIGWIGKKLGIKPGETTQDKLFTLSAVECLAACGTGPMMQINDDYYERLTEEKVDRILADLRQTGSCTLKTGPFMWPEPAGTQSQG, from the coding sequence ATGTTGAAGGAAAAATATCAGGCGGAAATTGATGAGATTCTCTCCCGCTATCCGGTGAAGCGGTCGGCGTTGCTGCCGTTGCTCTACCTCGCGCAGCGCGAGCTGGGCTACATCACCGAGGCGGCCATGCAGGAAATCGCCGCCATCTTGAAGCTGACACCGCCGCAAGTGTATGAAACGGCCACCTTCTACACGATGCTCAACTTGAAACCGGTGGGCAAGTTTCACATTCAGGTCTGCAAGTCCCTGATGTGCGCGCTGGTCGGCTCGGATACGGTCATCGGGTGGATCGGCAAGAAACTCGGCATCAAGCCGGGAGAGACGACGCAGGACAAACTCTTCACGCTGAGCGCGGTGGAATGTTTGGCCGCCTGCGGGACCGGCCCCATGATGCAGATCAACGACGACTATTACGAGCGGTTGACCGAGGAAAAGGTCGATCGCATTCTGGCCGACTTGCGGCAGACCGGCAGCTGCACATTGAAGACCGGTCCCTTTATGTGGCCGGAACCGGCTGGAACCCAAAGCCAAGGGTAA
- the nuoG gene encoding NADH-quinone oxidoreductase subunit NuoG, giving the protein MPDSKPDTVRLTIDGTTIAVPKGTLVIEAARRVGVMIPHFCYHPKLKPDANCRMCLVEVEKMPKLQTACSTPVAEGMVVRTATTVVDDAHKSVLEFILANHPLDCPVCDQGGRCDLQDFSHQYTPTTSRFIETKRIFQKEYFSPVIETQMNRCVQCLRCVRYCDEVMDVKALAPVGRGTMTEIKHFGPHELDCEFCGGCVQICPVGAITSRLSMYEYRPWMLKRADTICTYCGDGCRITVQTKDNQLIEVNSSHGAGRNNGDLCARGFFGYHATSHPDRLQHPLIRRDGTLVEATWEEALEYVAEQATRLKLAHGADAFGGLITSRCTNEDLYVFQKFMRLVIGTNHIDSGARYGHLHGIQALRRVQGTHRWTVAFEDIISADTLLLVGTNVTETSPITGLKVKEAVKKRQATLVTIETLQPAVDTLSNIVNLATHHFPTHPTQFGNQVLGLTKALLEQNLVEPTFAQHAPEFLQKITAALQNVAWETLEAATGQTKTHWSEAARALASAKRLVVLVGPGVLRHPGAQGTVTNLLDLLLLLGKLVTPGCGVAPLAEENNDQGAVEMGAVAEFIPGPAPAGDQAARDRVASLWREDLPRTPGASLLPMLASADKGTLKALFVVGENPVGTLPAAAKAKEALAKLDLVVCQELFLTETAAMAHVVLPACSYLEKNGTFTNSEGHVQTVRQAIDPVGESRPDWEMFSALSVLMGTPLEYGDAREILKEIRNVIPGYALLGPTPTSPKVDQVQLQRYLAEGFAPDVAARYTTAPAPPAGQDAFTLLFVQTLFHSGKLSTRSKGLLQLQQEGFLSINPADAARLGLADGGQVRVSNERGSFTTTVKLRERVPAGVVWFPEHFDGEAKQLADWTIDPQTQIPYFKRAQVSLARVS; this is encoded by the coding sequence ATGCCCGATTCCAAACCAGACACTGTCCGCCTGACCATCGACGGCACCACGATCGCGGTCCCCAAGGGAACGCTCGTGATCGAAGCGGCGCGCCGCGTGGGCGTGATGATTCCGCATTTCTGTTACCACCCCAAGCTAAAGCCGGACGCCAATTGCCGGATGTGCCTGGTCGAGGTCGAGAAGATGCCGAAGCTGCAGACCGCCTGCAGCACGCCGGTCGCCGAAGGCATGGTCGTCCGCACTGCCACCACGGTGGTGGATGACGCCCACAAGTCGGTGCTGGAATTCATCCTGGCCAACCACCCGCTCGATTGTCCGGTGTGCGACCAAGGCGGTCGCTGCGACCTGCAGGACTTCTCGCACCAATACACGCCCACGACCAGCCGCTTCATCGAGACCAAACGGATTTTCCAAAAAGAATACTTCAGCCCCGTCATCGAAACGCAGATGAACCGCTGCGTGCAATGCCTGCGTTGCGTCCGGTACTGCGACGAGGTGATGGATGTGAAGGCCCTGGCCCCGGTCGGCCGCGGCACCATGACCGAAATCAAACATTTCGGCCCTCACGAGCTCGATTGCGAGTTCTGCGGCGGCTGCGTGCAGATCTGTCCGGTCGGCGCCATCACCAGCCGGCTGTCGATGTATGAATATCGCCCCTGGATGCTCAAGCGGGCCGACACCATCTGCACCTACTGCGGCGACGGCTGCCGTATCACCGTGCAGACGAAGGACAACCAGCTCATCGAGGTAAATTCCTCCCATGGCGCCGGCCGGAACAACGGCGACCTCTGCGCCAGAGGGTTCTTCGGGTACCACGCAACCAGCCATCCGGATCGGCTCCAACACCCCCTAATCCGTCGGGATGGAACGTTGGTCGAAGCGACCTGGGAAGAGGCCCTCGAATACGTGGCCGAACAGGCCACCCGCTTGAAGCTCGCGCATGGGGCCGACGCCTTCGGCGGGCTCATCACCTCCCGCTGTACCAACGAAGACCTCTACGTCTTCCAAAAGTTCATGCGGCTGGTGATCGGCACCAACCACATCGACAGCGGCGCGCGCTACGGCCACCTCCACGGCATCCAGGCCTTGCGTCGAGTCCAGGGCACCCACCGCTGGACGGTCGCCTTCGAGGACATCATCTCCGCCGACACGCTCCTCCTGGTCGGCACGAACGTCACGGAAACGAGTCCGATCACCGGACTCAAGGTCAAGGAAGCGGTCAAGAAACGGCAGGCCACCTTGGTCACGATCGAGACCCTCCAGCCCGCAGTGGATACCCTGAGCAACATCGTGAATCTGGCCACGCATCACTTCCCCACGCATCCGACGCAGTTCGGCAACCAGGTGCTCGGCCTGACCAAGGCCCTGCTCGAACAGAACCTCGTCGAGCCGACCTTCGCGCAGCACGCGCCGGAGTTCCTCCAGAAGATCACGGCGGCGCTGCAGAACGTTGCCTGGGAAACCCTGGAGGCAGCGACAGGGCAGACGAAGACCCACTGGAGCGAGGCGGCACGGGCCTTGGCGTCAGCCAAACGGCTGGTCGTCCTGGTCGGTCCCGGCGTGTTGCGCCATCCCGGCGCGCAGGGCACAGTCACCAATCTGTTGGACCTGTTGCTGCTGCTCGGCAAACTCGTGACACCGGGGTGCGGCGTCGCGCCGTTGGCCGAAGAGAACAACGACCAGGGCGCGGTGGAAATGGGCGCGGTGGCGGAATTCATCCCGGGCCCTGCTCCGGCCGGTGACCAGGCGGCGCGGGACCGTGTGGCTTCATTGTGGCGCGAGGACCTGCCTCGCACGCCGGGAGCCTCCTTGCTGCCCATGTTGGCCTCCGCAGACAAGGGCACCTTGAAGGCCCTGTTCGTGGTCGGAGAAAACCCGGTGGGCACGTTGCCCGCCGCAGCCAAGGCCAAGGAAGCCCTCGCCAAATTGGATCTCGTGGTCTGCCAGGAACTGTTCCTCACCGAAACCGCGGCCATGGCCCACGTGGTCCTGCCCGCCTGCTCGTACTTGGAAAAGAACGGCACCTTCACGAACTCAGAAGGGCATGTCCAAACCGTGCGCCAAGCCATCGACCCGGTGGGAGAAAGCCGCCCGGATTGGGAAATGTTCTCCGCCCTCTCGGTCCTCATGGGGACGCCCCTTGAATATGGAGACGCCCGGGAAATCCTGAAGGAGATTCGGAACGTCATTCCGGGATACGCGCTCTTGGGACCGACTCCGACCTCTCCCAAGGTGGACCAGGTCCAGTTGCAGCGCTACCTGGCCGAGGGCTTCGCGCCGGATGTCGCCGCGCGGTATACCACGGCTCCGGCCCCGCCTGCGGGACAGGATGCCTTCACGCTGTTGTTCGTCCAGACGCTGTTCCACTCGGGGAAGCTCTCGACCCGTTCCAAAGGCCTGCTCCAACTGCAGCAGGAGGGTTTCCTGTCGATCAACCCGGCCGATGCCGCTCGCTTGGGCTTGGCCGACGGCGGACAGGTGCGGGTCTCGAACGAGCGCGGCTCGTTCACCACCACGGTGAAGCTGCGTGAGCGGGTGCCGGCCGGCGTCGTCTGGTTCCCGGAACATTTTGACGGCGAGGCCAAGCAGCTTGCCGATTGGACGATTGATCCTCAGACACAAATCCCCTATTTTAAGCGCGCGCAGGTGTCCCTCGCGAGGGTCTCGTAG
- the nuoF gene encoding NADH-quinone oxidoreductase subunit NuoF codes for MPTYEPILLKNMLQPGYRGSLADYERVGGYQALRKVLGKVSPADVTAVVMKSGLRGRGGAGFPTGVKWGFLPKDYQGPRYLCCNADESEPGTFKDRQLIERDPHQLIEGILIACYAIGAASSYIYIRGEFVLGAKILEQAIAEARAAGYVGKNILGTGTSVDVWVHRGAGAYICGEETALLESLEGKRGLPRVKPPFPATHGLYNKPTVVNNVETLANLPHILMRGAEWFASIGSPPKSTGTRVFCVSGHVARPGNYEVPMGITFRELIYEHAGGMRGQKALKAFIPGGASAPFLTPEHLDVKMDFESVAQAGSMLGSGGVTVMEEGTDMVWAALRLMEFFYHESCGKCSPCREGSSWLVQTMRRIVNRRGRMADLETLTDLCNHIAGRTVCAFGDAEVSPILSTLKHWRHEYVTYIHAAEAANLIRPEPVGTKQ; via the coding sequence ATGCCGACGTACGAACCGATCCTGCTGAAAAACATGTTGCAGCCCGGGTACCGCGGATCGCTCGCGGACTATGAACGGGTGGGCGGCTATCAGGCGCTGCGCAAGGTGCTGGGCAAGGTCAGCCCCGCGGACGTGACCGCAGTGGTGATGAAGTCGGGCTTGCGCGGACGCGGCGGCGCCGGATTCCCGACCGGCGTGAAATGGGGCTTCTTGCCCAAGGATTACCAAGGGCCGCGTTATCTCTGTTGCAACGCCGACGAAAGCGAGCCGGGTACCTTCAAGGATCGGCAGCTGATCGAGCGGGATCCCCACCAACTCATCGAAGGTATCCTGATCGCCTGTTACGCCATTGGCGCAGCCAGTTCCTACATTTACATCCGGGGCGAATTCGTCCTGGGGGCGAAGATCCTCGAACAGGCGATCGCGGAGGCGCGGGCGGCTGGGTATGTCGGCAAGAACATCCTCGGTACCGGCACCTCCGTCGACGTGTGGGTCCACCGCGGGGCCGGCGCCTACATCTGCGGCGAGGAAACGGCGTTGCTGGAATCGCTCGAAGGGAAACGCGGCCTCCCGCGCGTGAAGCCGCCCTTTCCGGCGACACACGGCCTCTACAACAAGCCGACCGTCGTCAACAACGTCGAGACGCTCGCCAACCTGCCGCACATCCTGATGCGCGGAGCCGAATGGTTCGCCTCCATCGGCTCGCCGCCCAAGAGCACCGGCACCCGGGTGTTTTGTGTGAGCGGCCACGTGGCGCGCCCCGGCAACTACGAAGTCCCGATGGGGATCACGTTCCGTGAGTTGATTTACGAGCACGCCGGCGGCATGCGGGGCCAAAAGGCTCTCAAGGCGTTCATTCCAGGCGGCGCCTCTGCGCCGTTCCTGACGCCCGAGCATCTGGACGTGAAGATGGACTTCGAGTCCGTCGCCCAAGCCGGATCCATGTTGGGATCTGGCGGCGTGACGGTCATGGAAGAGGGCACGGACATGGTGTGGGCCGCCCTCCGGCTGATGGAGTTTTTCTATCACGAGTCTTGCGGCAAGTGCAGTCCCTGCCGAGAGGGCAGTTCCTGGCTGGTCCAAACGATGCGCCGGATCGTCAACAGGCGCGGCCGCATGGCCGACCTCGAAACGTTGACCGACCTGTGCAACCACATCGCCGGACGCACGGTCTGCGCCTTCGGGGACGCGGAGGTCTCGCCGATCTTGAGCACGTTGAAACATTGGCGACATGAATACGTTACCTATATCCACGCCGCGGAGGCCGCAAACTTGATTCGGCCGGAACCGGTCGGCACGAAACAGTAG
- the nuoD gene encoding NADH dehydrogenase (quinone) subunit D yields MQPLLQRLMTEFPDAIRAVEADTARNEVTARVAASRIVDVARWLHDTPEAAFDHITDICSVDYPDDPERFEVVYQLLSLPHRRRIRLKARVTEDKPEIASVTGIWKGAEFMEREVYDLMGITFVGHPDLRRILLPDDYEEGHPLRKDFPAEGRGWRSSFPFIPRLDEAPMEQTEGEFTEQEKQTFLATEPQTPNRRREELLLNMGPQHPSTHGVLRVVLELDGERIVKATPDLGYLHRGVEKLAEGLHYMQVIPHTDRLDYVCAMANNYAYVRAVEKLLAISVPERAEYIRTIVAEMQRIIGHLFWLGTQALDIGAMTVFFWTFREREVLLDMFEKLCGARLTLNYYRIGGVDSDFTPDLAAKLKAFLKTFPDKVSEYDQLLLSNRIWVGRTKNIAVISAEDAINFGLTGPTLRGSGVDYDIRKYEPYGVYDKVDWEVPVGKQGDTYDRYWVRMEEMRQSARIISQCLDQMPEGAIMADVPQVIPPPKAKVMRDMESLIHHFIIFTQGFKPPKAETYCGTEAPKGELGFFIVSDGSPRPYRLKIRAPSFIHMGAFDHMARGYLISDIITIFGTYDIVMGECDR; encoded by the coding sequence ATGCAACCGTTGCTCCAACGACTGATGACGGAATTTCCCGACGCGATTCGCGCCGTGGAGGCCGATACGGCCAGGAACGAAGTGACCGCTCGCGTGGCGGCCTCGCGCATCGTCGATGTGGCGCGCTGGCTGCACGATACGCCGGAGGCCGCGTTCGACCACATCACCGACATCTGCTCCGTGGATTACCCGGACGACCCGGAACGGTTCGAGGTGGTCTATCAACTACTCTCGTTGCCGCACCGTCGCCGCATCCGGTTGAAGGCCCGCGTCACCGAGGACAAGCCGGAAATCGCTTCCGTCACCGGCATCTGGAAGGGCGCCGAGTTCATGGAGCGGGAGGTCTACGACTTGATGGGGATTACCTTCGTGGGCCACCCCGACCTGCGCCGCATCCTCTTGCCCGACGACTACGAAGAGGGCCATCCGCTGCGGAAGGATTTCCCCGCCGAAGGGCGCGGCTGGCGCAGCTCATTTCCATTCATTCCACGGCTGGACGAAGCCCCGATGGAACAGACGGAAGGCGAGTTCACCGAACAGGAAAAACAAACCTTCCTCGCCACCGAGCCTCAAACACCGAATCGACGGCGCGAGGAGCTGCTGTTGAACATGGGCCCCCAACATCCCAGTACCCACGGCGTGCTGCGGGTGGTGCTCGAACTGGACGGCGAACGCATCGTGAAGGCCACGCCGGACTTGGGCTACCTACATCGCGGCGTCGAAAAGCTCGCCGAGGGCCTCCATTACATGCAAGTGATTCCGCATACCGACCGGCTGGATTACGTCTGCGCCATGGCGAACAACTATGCCTATGTGCGCGCGGTGGAGAAGCTGCTGGCCATCAGCGTACCGGAACGGGCGGAGTACATCCGCACGATCGTGGCGGAGATGCAGCGCATCATCGGCCACCTGTTCTGGCTGGGAACGCAGGCCCTGGACATCGGCGCGATGACGGTCTTCTTCTGGACCTTCCGCGAGCGCGAAGTGTTGCTGGACATGTTCGAGAAGTTGTGCGGAGCACGCCTCACGCTGAACTACTACCGCATCGGCGGCGTGGACAGCGACTTTACGCCCGACCTGGCCGCGAAGCTCAAGGCGTTTTTGAAGACCTTTCCCGACAAGGTCAGCGAATACGACCAACTGTTGCTCTCGAACCGCATCTGGGTGGGCCGCACGAAGAACATCGCGGTCATCTCGGCGGAAGATGCCATCAACTTCGGCCTGACCGGTCCGACGCTGCGGGGCTCCGGCGTGGATTACGACATCCGCAAGTACGAACCCTACGGCGTCTACGACAAGGTCGACTGGGAAGTGCCGGTGGGCAAGCAAGGCGACACCTACGATCGGTACTGGGTGCGGATGGAGGAAATGCGGCAGAGCGCCCGGATCATCTCGCAATGCCTCGACCAGATGCCCGAAGGGGCGATTATGGCCGATGTCCCCCAGGTCATCCCTCCGCCTAAGGCCAAGGTCATGCGGGACATGGAGAGTCTGATCCACCACTTCATTATTTTCACGCAGGGCTTCAAGCCGCCGAAGGCCGAAACCTACTGTGGAACGGAAGCGCCGAAGGGCGAGCTCGGCTTCTTCATCGTCAGCGACGGGAGTCCCCGTCCCTATCGATTGAAGATTCGCGCGCCGTCGTTCATCCACATGGGCGCCTTCGACCACATGGCGCGGGGCTACCTGATTTCGGACATCATCACGATCTTCGGAACCTACGACATCGTGATGGGAGAATGTGATCGGTGA
- the nuoI gene encoding NADH-quinone oxidoreductase subunit NuoI: MNGALSTGAGRKLSFSDWLKTLTFYELLVGMKATLKHLLNYKPITLQYPHEKRLLPDNYRGMLSLLRYDDGTEKCVGCDLCEAACPSRVIRVVSAEVPGEPTKRYSKEYYMDMTRCLFCGLCVDACPVDALAMTREFEWSVYDKRQLHLNKQQLLAIGDRAFPVKEKRIELQHPNVAFFNVTFKHLPQKEH; this comes from the coding sequence ATGAACGGAGCGCTGTCCACAGGGGCCGGGCGAAAACTCTCCTTCAGCGACTGGCTGAAGACGTTGACCTTCTACGAACTCCTCGTGGGGATGAAGGCCACGTTGAAACATTTGCTGAACTACAAGCCGATCACCCTGCAATACCCCCATGAGAAGCGTCTGCTGCCCGACAACTACCGCGGCATGTTGTCCCTGCTGCGGTACGACGACGGCACCGAAAAGTGTGTGGGCTGCGACCTCTGCGAGGCCGCCTGTCCGTCGCGGGTCATCCGGGTCGTGAGCGCCGAGGTGCCGGGCGAACCGACCAAGCGGTATTCCAAGGAATACTATATGGACATGACGCGGTGCCTCTTCTGCGGGCTCTGCGTCGATGCCTGCCCCGTGGATGCGCTGGCCATGACCAGGGAATTCGAGTGGTCCGTCTACGACAAGCGCCAGCTACACCTGAACAAGCAGCAACTGCTCGCCATCGGCGACCGCGCCTTTCCCGTCAAGGAAAAGCGCATCGAGCTGCAACACCCGAACGTGGCGTTTTTCAACGTCACCTTCAAGCATCTTCCGCAAAAGGAGCACTGA
- the nuoH gene encoding NADH-quinone oxidoreductase subunit NuoH, which translates to MEIGLRLAVSLAQIAAVMGVVMLTVMVLTLAERKVLGWMQDRMGPMEVGPYGVLQPIADGLKLFFKEDIVPAGANKFLFSLAPILALVPAMIGFAVIPFGPSHTVELFGLQIKPFIISDINIGILYILAFASIGAYGIILGGWASNSKYSLLGGLRSAAQVISYELNVGLAIVGVILLSGSLSLVKITEAQAGGFWNWYVLALPFPQIFAFVVYVISSVAETNRVPFDLPEAESELVAGFFTEYSGMRFAFFFIAEYANMILVSCVAAALFLGGWNAPYPGTLLGHLGLESIAWVENVVWFAAKVYFFLFLFFWLRATLPRLRYDQLMRFGWKVMLPIALGNIVLTSIAAYIFPR; encoded by the coding sequence ATGGAAATCGGATTGCGACTGGCAGTGTCGTTAGCTCAAATCGCCGCGGTCATGGGCGTGGTGATGTTGACCGTGATGGTCCTCACACTCGCCGAGCGCAAGGTCCTCGGCTGGATGCAGGACCGCATGGGCCCCATGGAAGTCGGCCCCTACGGCGTGCTGCAACCGATCGCCGATGGCTTGAAGCTCTTCTTCAAGGAAGACATCGTCCCGGCGGGCGCCAACAAATTCTTGTTCAGCCTCGCCCCGATCCTGGCGCTGGTCCCGGCCATGATCGGGTTTGCGGTCATTCCGTTCGGGCCGAGCCACACGGTCGAACTGTTCGGTCTGCAGATCAAGCCCTTCATCATCAGCGACATCAATATCGGCATCCTCTACATCCTGGCCTTCGCCTCCATCGGCGCCTATGGGATCATCCTGGGCGGCTGGGCTTCCAACAGCAAGTATTCGCTGTTGGGCGGCCTCCGGTCCGCGGCGCAGGTCATCAGTTACGAATTGAACGTCGGCCTGGCGATCGTGGGCGTCATCCTCCTGTCCGGCTCCTTGAGCCTGGTGAAAATCACCGAAGCACAAGCCGGAGGGTTCTGGAATTGGTACGTGCTGGCCCTGCCGTTTCCGCAGATCTTCGCCTTCGTGGTGTATGTGATTTCTTCGGTGGCGGAAACCAACCGCGTCCCGTTCGACTTGCCGGAAGCGGAGAGCGAACTCGTGGCCGGCTTCTTCACCGAATACAGCGGCATGCGGTTCGCGTTCTTCTTCATCGCCGAATACGCGAACATGATTCTGGTGTCTTGCGTCGCGGCGGCGCTCTTCCTCGGGGGCTGGAATGCGCCCTACCCCGGCACCCTCCTGGGGCACCTGGGGCTGGAGAGCATCGCCTGGGTGGAAAACGTCGTCTGGTTCGCCGCCAAGGTCTACTTCTTCCTGTTCCTGTTTTTCTGGCTGCGGGCGACCTTGCCGCGCCTGCGGTATGACCAACTCATGCGGTTCGGCTGGAAGGTTATGCTGCCGATCGCGCTAGGCAACATTGTGCTGACCTCGATTGCGGCCTACATCTTCCCGCGGTAA